The following coding sequences are from one Deinococcus roseus window:
- a CDS encoding DUF4388 domain-containing protein: protein MAVTGSFADIPLTEVLATISRRSGKLFIADNDSKQSYELHFMQGMLCAFFIGKEPVKDVSQIRDYLKALSRRGSCTFEFAKTEPTELVNNFLLPIERLGRSMASEDIKEQVERDRERFAHPDTRFILLKPTEFWAHEGLELFFQSALHLLSQPNGVSARELIQKLDLPISMEVAQLYLYQLRSHGAIAPVRAFESETQYVQSQQVVQQVVAKGGKGGLFGAFRSLFSRLFKARTS from the coding sequence ATGGCAGTAACAGGAAGTTTTGCAGACATCCCACTCACCGAAGTGCTGGCCACGATCTCCAGAAGATCCGGCAAGCTCTTCATCGCTGATAACGATTCCAAGCAGAGTTACGAACTGCACTTCATGCAGGGCATGCTTTGCGCCTTTTTCATCGGCAAGGAACCCGTTAAGGACGTGTCACAGATCCGTGACTACCTCAAGGCCCTCTCTCGCCGTGGCAGTTGTACCTTTGAGTTTGCCAAAACAGAACCCACTGAACTGGTGAACAATTTCCTGCTGCCCATCGAGCGTCTGGGTCGTTCCATGGCTTCCGAGGACATCAAAGAACAGGTGGAAAGGGACCGTGAACGCTTCGCCCACCCTGACACCCGTTTCATCCTCCTCAAGCCCACCGAGTTCTGGGCCCATGAAGGCCTGGAGTTGTTCTTCCAGAGCGCCCTGCACCTGCTGTCTCAGCCCAACGGTGTGAGCGCCCGCGAACTGATTCAGAAACTCGACCTTCCCATCTCCATGGAAGTTGCCCAGTTGTACCTGTACCAGCTGCGTTCCCACGGAGCCATTGCCCCTGTGCGTGCCTTCGAGTCCGAAACCCAGTACGTGCAGAGCCAGCAAGTGGTGCAACAGGTTGTTGCTAAAGGTGGCAAAGGTGGTCTGTTCGGAGCCTTCCGCAGCCTCTTCAGCCGTCTGTTCAAGGCGAGGACTTCGTAA
- the alaS gene encoding alanine--tRNA ligase, which translates to MTAKLSTNEIRQKYLSFFESKGHLRLPSHSTVAPDPTTLFTVAGMQPFKPQFLGGAATFPGVEGEHRRITTAQKCVRLGDIENVGRTRRHLSLFEMLGNFSFGDYFKKEAIEWAWELLTSDAWFALDKTKLYVTIYKDDDEAFGYWTALGVDPSHIIRFDADENFWPADAPAKGPNGPCGPCSEIYYDRGPEFGDDTWEDYRETRESARFLEIWNLVFPQFDRQDGGVLADLPFKNIDTGMGLERMASILQEVFDFYSTDTFRPIIDRVTELSGKAYEGEKSVSHRVIAEHLRSVTMVLADGTLPSNTGRGYVLRKVLRRAIRHAYLLGFREPVLYTLVPLVVQAMGDAYPELKQEESRIQNVMKTEEVRFLQTVAAGIERLDLLLSALTRGDTLNGQEAFTLYDTYGFPLDLTIEIAEEKGIDVDQEGFEAAFKEQQERARAASKMGKQELFGAVAEVLDDVAREHGATEFVGYDTTEAHAGVLALIVGGEAYKIITVGQNAQVILSTTPFYAEGGGQIGDSGMLEWEGGWGMVTSTQKTPQGIFLHTLEVKEGSLTEGAQVRAVVGPRRKATERHHTATHLLQAAMRTILGNTVRQAGSLVTPERLRFDYTHNEALTTEQVREIEVLVNRWIQSDFAVNYAYMGIEDARATGAMALFGEKYGDVVRVVSVEGGVIRDATNEVVSSKELCGGTHVNRTGEIGTFVIVSDENMAAGVRRIEALCGEVATQYIRQQFDLLGRAAALLNTGASALPERVQQVQGQIKDLNQTIENLKRDLARAQVSGGAGQNVQELGGFKVASLKVVGLESGALRGAADSLMDASQADVVVVASDAGLVVKASKDAVAKGANAGKIIGVLAQAAGGRGGGRPDMAQAGIKDADAALEALPQAF; encoded by the coding sequence ATGACTGCCAAGCTGAGCACCAACGAAATCCGCCAGAAATACCTCTCGTTCTTCGAGAGCAAAGGACATTTGCGCCTGCCGTCCCACTCGACGGTGGCCCCCGATCCCACCACCCTTTTCACCGTTGCAGGGATGCAGCCCTTCAAACCCCAGTTTCTGGGAGGTGCCGCCACCTTTCCCGGAGTGGAAGGCGAGCACCGCAGAATCACCACGGCGCAGAAGTGCGTGCGTCTGGGGGACATCGAGAACGTGGGCCGCACCCGCCGTCACCTCAGCCTCTTCGAGATGCTGGGGAACTTCAGCTTCGGGGATTACTTCAAGAAAGAGGCCATCGAATGGGCCTGGGAACTGCTGACCAGCGACGCCTGGTTTGCCCTGGACAAAACCAAGCTGTACGTCACCATCTACAAAGACGACGACGAGGCTTTCGGATACTGGACGGCCCTGGGGGTGGATCCCAGCCACATCATCCGCTTTGATGCCGATGAGAACTTCTGGCCTGCAGATGCACCTGCCAAAGGCCCCAACGGTCCTTGTGGTCCCTGCTCTGAAATTTACTATGACCGGGGCCCTGAGTTCGGAGACGACACCTGGGAAGACTACAGGGAGACCCGTGAAAGTGCCCGTTTCCTGGAAATCTGGAACCTGGTGTTTCCCCAGTTTGACCGCCAGGATGGGGGCGTGCTGGCAGACCTGCCCTTCAAAAACATCGACACCGGGATGGGTCTGGAGCGCATGGCCAGCATCCTGCAGGAGGTGTTTGATTTCTACAGCACCGACACCTTCCGTCCCATCATTGACCGGGTGACCGAACTGTCTGGCAAGGCTTATGAGGGGGAGAAATCTGTTTCTCACCGTGTGATTGCCGAGCACCTGCGCAGTGTGACCATGGTGCTGGCCGATGGCACCCTCCCCAGCAACACCGGACGGGGTTACGTGTTGCGCAAAGTGCTGCGCCGCGCCATCCGCCACGCTTACCTGCTGGGTTTCCGTGAGCCTGTGCTTTACACCCTGGTGCCCCTGGTGGTCCAGGCCATGGGCGACGCCTACCCTGAACTGAAGCAGGAAGAGTCCCGCATCCAGAACGTCATGAAAACCGAAGAGGTGCGCTTCCTGCAGACGGTGGCGGCTGGCATTGAGCGTCTGGATTTGCTGCTGTCTGCCCTGACCCGGGGAGACACCTTAAATGGTCAGGAAGCCTTCACCTTATATGACACCTACGGATTCCCCCTGGACCTGACCATCGAAATTGCCGAAGAAAAAGGCATTGATGTGGACCAGGAAGGCTTCGAGGCTGCATTTAAAGAGCAGCAGGAGCGTGCCCGTGCAGCCAGCAAGATGGGCAAGCAGGAGCTGTTCGGAGCCGTTGCAGAAGTGCTGGACGATGTGGCCCGTGAGCATGGTGCCACCGAGTTTGTGGGCTACGACACCACCGAGGCCCATGCTGGCGTGCTGGCCCTGATTGTGGGTGGTGAAGCTTACAAAATCATCACAGTTGGTCAGAATGCCCAGGTGATCCTGTCCACCACGCCTTTTTATGCCGAAGGGGGCGGCCAGATCGGGGACAGCGGCATGCTGGAATGGGAAGGAGGCTGGGGCATGGTGACCAGCACCCAGAAAACCCCTCAGGGCATTTTCCTGCACACCCTGGAAGTCAAGGAAGGCTCCCTGACCGAAGGAGCCCAGGTGCGTGCTGTGGTGGGTCCCAGGCGCAAAGCCACCGAGCGCCACCACACCGCCACCCACCTGCTGCAGGCTGCCATGCGCACCATTCTGGGCAACACCGTGCGTCAGGCCGGAAGCCTGGTGACCCCCGAGCGCCTGCGTTTTGACTACACCCACAACGAGGCCCTGACCACAGAGCAGGTCCGGGAAATTGAGGTGCTGGTGAACCGCTGGATCCAGTCGGATTTCGCTGTGAACTACGCCTACATGGGCATTGAAGACGCCCGTGCCACCGGAGCCATGGCCCTCTTTGGAGAGAAATATGGCGATGTGGTGCGCGTGGTCAGCGTGGAGGGGGGCGTCATCCGTGATGCCACCAATGAAGTGGTGTCCAGCAAAGAACTGTGCGGGGGCACCCACGTGAACCGCACCGGCGAGATTGGCACCTTCGTGATCGTCTCAGATGAGAACATGGCTGCTGGGGTGCGCCGCATTGAAGCCCTGTGTGGCGAGGTGGCCACCCAGTACATCCGCCAGCAATTTGACCTGCTGGGCCGTGCTGCTGCCCTGCTGAACACCGGAGCCAGTGCGCTTCCAGAGCGGGTGCAGCAGGTGCAGGGTCAGATCAAGGACCTCAACCAGACCATTGAGAACCTCAAAAGGGATCTGGCCCGTGCCCAGGTTTCTGGTGGGGCAGGCCAGAACGTGCAGGAACTGGGCGGTTTCAAGGTCGCCAGCCTGAAAGTGGTGGGTCTGGAATCGGGCGCTCTGCGTGGAGCTGCAGACTCCCTGATGGACGCCTCCCAGGCCGATGTGGTGGTGGTGGCTTCTGATGCCGGTCTGGTGGTCAAGGCCAGCAAGGACGCCGTTGCAAAAGGAGCCAACGCAGGCAAGATCATTGGCGTGCTGGCCCAGGCTGCAGGGGGCCGTGGCGGAGGTCGTCCAGACATGGCCCAGGCTGGAATCAAAGATGCAGATGCTGCGCTGGAAGCACTGCCCCAGGCATTCTGA
- a CDS encoding GTP-binding protein, translated as MIKPLKIVVSGPVGAGKTTFIKSLSETEVVDTDEAATEDIGKARTTIALDFGTLTVDDSPIYLFGTPGQDRFDFMWEVVCEGALGLVMLVSGTRPGDLGRARAILEFITSRIPVPFVIGVTHQDLPKVWRPDDVADYFQLPYDRVFGVNATDGDTCMDVITSIIALANEARNGNPVVLP; from the coding sequence ATGATCAAGCCGCTCAAAATCGTCGTTTCTGGTCCTGTAGGAGCCGGAAAAACCACCTTCATCAAGAGTCTGTCTGAAACCGAAGTGGTGGACACCGACGAGGCAGCCACCGAGGACATCGGTAAAGCCAGAACCACCATTGCGCTGGACTTTGGTACGCTCACCGTGGACGACAGTCCCATCTATCTGTTCGGAACCCCCGGTCAGGACCGCTTTGACTTCATGTGGGAAGTGGTCTGCGAAGGAGCCCTCGGACTGGTGATGCTGGTGTCCGGCACCCGCCCCGGTGACCTGGGACGTGCCCGTGCCATTCTGGAGTTCATCACCTCCCGGATTCCCGTGCCTTTCGTGATCGGTGTGACCCACCAGGACCTTCCCAAGGTGTGGCGTCCCGATGACGTGGCAGACTACTTCCAGCTCCCTTACGACCGTGTGTTTGGGGTGAACGCCACCGATGGCGACACCTGCATGGACGTGATCACTTCCATCATCGCCCTGGCCAACGAAGCCCGCAACGGCAATCCTGTTGTCCTACCCTGA
- a CDS encoding roadblock/LC7 domain-containing protein has translation MSKQEQLQEAIDRLRTAIPELQGALIASTDGLPIAYSMGGNTDPVRVAAMAATALGLGKRIGETLSAGQLAETSVTGSTAQILIYAAGAKGVLAVVAPTWSSVGLIHLEARDTSRKIADLL, from the coding sequence ATGAGCAAGCAGGAACAGCTTCAAGAAGCGATTGATCGTTTACGCACAGCGATTCCCGAATTGCAAGGCGCACTGATAGCCTCCACGGACGGTCTGCCCATCGCGTATTCAATGGGTGGAAACACAGACCCTGTGCGTGTTGCCGCCATGGCAGCCACTGCCCTGGGTCTGGGCAAGCGCATCGGTGAAACCCTCAGCGCCGGTCAACTGGCAGAAACCAGCGTGACCGGCAGCACCGCGCAGATCCTGATTTATGCCGCAGGTGCCAAAGGGGTGCTGGCAGTGGTGGCCCCCACCTGGTCCAGCGTGGGCCTGATCCACCTGGAAGCCCGCGACACCAGTCGAAAAATTGCTGACCTGCTGTAA